TTACTTCCATCTGTTCAAGATGTTCTTCTGCCTTGTATTGTCCTTTGGTTTTGTTACGGGGTGACCGCTTCTTGTACCACCCTCTTTCTTTCATGCGTCGGCGAACACTGGCATAAGATGGAGGTTTACTCAGCTCTGGCTTTTCTTCAATTAATGCCAGAAGATTGTCGGTATGGAGCCGATAACTCCAATGGGGAAAGCTGCAATACTGTTTCCCGAGTTCGATCAGCATCTGCGCAGAAAGAGCTGTTTTCTTCCCGAGATCTGAACGGGGTTTTCGTTCCATATCTCCCACAGGATCGTTACCGTTCAACGCTTTGTAGTACCAACGCTCAATGGTGGAAGCACCAAAGGTAACAAACCCATCTTTGCATGGGTGCTGATACCGTCGGCTCGCAAGTATTTTAAGTTTTCTGCCAAGTTCTCCCGGCTCGGGAGGACTGGCAAGCAGTCCTCCTATGATGGAAAAACGGAGTTGTGCCCAGGAATGCAGGCGGGACTCGCTATTCTTGTTCATGATATGGCTCCTGTCTGGTTTATGAGCATAGTCTGCTCGTTTTTGGACAAAAACCAATTTACAGGGAGAGGACAAAAGAAGAAGTCCCCAACTTTTGCGGGGAGTTACTGCTCCATCACTGTTCCTGTCGCCAGCAGTACGAGACAATTGAGAATTGCGTTTGAGGAGGATTTTTTGGTTTCGAGATAATGACCCACCAAAGATCCAGGCAAAGTGTGATTTGTAACAGCAGGATGAATAGAACCACGTATTGTTTGCCAGAGTTGACTTTTAGGGAAAATCTCACGAAAATACGTCAACCACTTGCTGATTGTTTTCCTGTCTGCTCCAAGCATTTTTGACACCATGTTTTTACTGTATTCCTGTGGTTTGCTTTGGTTTAGTGTGGTTACAATCAATATAACTACTCTGAAATACACCCGCCGATCCATGAATAGAGTCGATTTCGGTAAGGTTCTACGACGACAATTCTCTTTACTGCAACAGAGACTGAACCGTACAGAGTACTCTTCAGGAAGATCAGGCCCACCGCGTGGCTGACGTTGGTAATTGGAATAATGCTGAGGGCTACCACAATAGGGACAACCGGCTTTATGCTGCTGATCAGCCAAATCTATGTCTATATGGTGAAGAAGCTTAAAAAGGTTGGTGCTTTGAAGTAATTCTGGTATCATTTTCCTGCCTTAGTGTTTTAGGCAGGAACCCTCTCGGGGTATTTGCGCGATACGTGAGGGGGTTCCTTACCTTTCCATCACTTATCTTGCACATTTTAACTCTATTTTCCATCATTTATTTTGGCCACTCTCAGCTGACCACCTTGGTATCTCAAGAGATTTGCTTTACCGATGGAGAAGAGAATACAGAGCCAGAGAAAACTATTCTTTTTCAGGGAATGGCAGAGAGTCCCTGACACCTCAGGATCAAAAAGTAAGAGATCTCGAAAAGAGGCTCAGGGATGCTGAGATGGAGCGGGATATATTAAAAAAAGCCATGGCCATCTTCAGCAGGACACCGAAATGATATTTAAGTTCATCAAGGAAAATCGCTCATCATTTCCGGTGAAGAAGATGTGCCATGTATTCAATGTCTCCCCGAGCGGTTATTATCGCTGGATCAAGGCCCCTATCTCTACGAGGCAGATAGAAAAGGACCATTTGAAAAAACGTATACAAGAGCTGTTTGAGCAACACAACGGCATGGTCGGGAGTCCGATTATCACTGCTGATCTTCATGATCAACCTGAGTTTTCAAATGTAAGCCGACAGCGTGTAGCTCGTATGATGAAGGAAATGGGTTTGAAATGCCGAACTGTAAAAAAGTTTGTTGTTACCACGGATTCAAAGCACACTGAGCCAGTGGCTCCCAATCTGTTGGACCGCAAGTTCACCGTGTCCTCCCCCGACTTGGTGTGGGTTACCGATATCACCTATCTGAAGATAGGCAGTAAATGGCACTATCTCACAGTTTTCATAGACCTGTTTTCTCGAATGGTAGTGGGCTGGGATCTCAGCGATTCCCTTGAAAGGCATTCTGCAATTAGGGCGCTAAACAAGGCCATATTGAGGAGACACCCTGGCCAGGGATTAATGGTTCATAGTGATCGTGGAGTTCAATATGCAAGTAGCGATTTCAGAGCATTGCTGCAGAAACGAGGATTTGTTCAAAGCATGAGCAGAAAGGGAAACTGCTGGGACAACGCAGTAGCTGAATCGTTTTTCCATACTATTAAAACCCAAATGATTCATCACTGCACATTCCACAATGTGGCTGAGGCTGAGCAGACCATATTCCATTACATCGAGGTCTACTACAACCAACAAAGGAAACATTCTACAAACGGATATAAGGCTCCTGCTCAATATGAGTTGGAGTGGTGGGACGCTAGAAAAGCGGCTTAACCGTGACTCCACTTTTTTGTGGCAAGATCAAAAACAGAGTGTAATAAGAAACGCTACACATTTCAAGCTCTCGGGCAAAGAGAAATCCTTGCAAATTTTAATGGTGGAACGATTACATCTGATGCCGGATATAAACAGGAGAGAAGTGGACAACCAGACTGCTTTTTGATGTTATTTTTAAGAAAAAATTATCAGATTATCTGAGATAATCTGATTGAAAACGGTTTTGAAATATTTTGTGAATATGACCAGTGAAAATTGCTTTATTATGGGTGGTTTTCCTACAGGATCGTTATGTGTAAAAAGAAATGGAAATAACCCTCTTTACTCTACACACAAAAAGTATTATCATAATGTGTAAACTATACAAGGAGGTCTACACATGGCTACTAATCTCGCTATCGACGACCGGCTAGTCGAGGAAGCAAAAAATCTTGGCAAACATCGCACTAAGAAAGGGGCTGTCACAGAGGCACTGCAAGAGTATATCCAAAAAAGAAAACAATCGGAAATATTTAATATCTTCAATACAATAGAATATGACAGGGGCTATGATTATAAAAAGCAGAGAGCTGTAAAATGAAAATCATCGTTGATACCAGCGTATGGTCTCTGGCTCTCAGAAGAGACGCTCCTACAGAAAATGAATATGTTTTTGAATTAAAAGAACTCATAAAAGAGGTACGTGTCCAGCTTATTGGCCCCGTGTGGCAAGAATTATTAAACGGCATTAAAACGAAAAAACAATTTAATCTCCTGAAAAATCACCTTCGCGCATTCAAAGGACCTGAAATACAAACAGAAGACTATGAGTTAGCATCAGAATATTTTAACACCGCCAGAAAAAATGGAATTCAAGGGTCAAATACTGATTTCTTAATTTGTGCGATCTCAAAACGACAAAAAATGCCTATTTTAACTACAGATAAAGATTTCGTAAATTTTCAATCTGTCCTACCTGTAGAGCTTCACAAAACACGGATATAACCGTAACCTGATAAAATCACATAATCGGGATAGGACTCCCCATTACTGAGGAGCCCTCCCACACCACCCGGCTTACAGATCACGTACCAAGGCGGTTCGGTTGATCAGGAAATCAGTAGCCCGGAAAACAGAGTCCTCTGTCGGTGAAGAATCTTTACGGCATGGCAATGGCACCCACTTGATTTTGCTCATATGCCAGAACTTCTTACGAGCATTACCGCAGAGCATGGCATCATTATGAGAAATTCCAAGTTTCTTCAGGTTTACTACCCTGATTTTCGGGTTCTTCCATTGCTTTTTTTCATAACATCATTACAAGTTTTCTGGAAACAGGGACCACAAAAAAACCATCAAATGGAGATATTATGCTGAGTACAGAAAAACTTTCAAAAGCCTTTCTGGCAATTATTGAAGAAGCGGAAAAAATTCAGAAAAAAGACCTGCCCAAAAAGGCAAATAAACGACTGAAGACTCTTATTTCCATAGCCAAACATCAGAGCGATATCCGAAATATCAAAAAAGGGAAATGTTGCGCTGCTCCAGGTCATCATAAGAGCAAATGCAAGAAAAGCAAGAAATGACAAGGGACATCGAATCTCAATCCCGCAAGCGGCCAGATCAGAGTTTACCCCTTGCCTGCCGGAGATACGCATGACAAAACAGGCATATCTCCGGCCTCATAAATATAAGACTGAGATTCGTGCGCAATCAGGAATTTTTTGCATAACCTTCCTGACCGCAGGAGTGTTATGAAAAGATACGCTGTTTTTCCAGCCGCTTCCGGTTCAGAAGGTTCTCGGCAACATAGAGCAGCAGTGCCATCCATATCAGAGTAAAACCGATAATCCTCTCCCGGGGAAAACTCTCATTATAGACAAACAGACCGAGCAGAAGATTAATTGTCGGTGCCATATATTGGAGCAGTCCCAGAGTGGACAGGGGAATCTTATTGGCCGCGTAACCAAAAAACAACAGTGGCACAGCAGTGATGACACCTGTTCCAAAAAGGAGAAAAGACCGGGCCAGGCCACCACTCAGAAAGCTCCCGCTGCCTTTAATTTCAAGATAGAAAAGAAAAACACACGCCGGTACAAAAAGGACAAGACTCTCAAGACAGAGACCAGCCAGGGGAACCAGGGCCACTTTTTTGTGCAGCAGCCCGTAAAGGGCAAAGGTCACAGCCAGGACAATGGCAATCCACGGGAAATGACCATAATAAAATGTCAGGTAAAGTACTCCGCAGCAGACAAATCCCAACGCTATCCATTGCACAGGCCGCAACCGTTCCCTGAAGAAAACCATGCCGAACAGGACATTGATCAATGGGTTGATAAAATAACCAAGACTTGCTTCGATAATATGACCACTGTTCACAGCCCAGATATAAATAAACCAGTTTACCGCCAGAAGAGAAGCAATAAGTGTGAAAACTAAGACTGTTCTCTTCTCTTTCAACACCTGCCACAGAGACTGCTGCCTCCCAAGTAGGAGAATCAGCAGAAAAGTGACTACAAGGGACCAGGACATCCTGTGACAGAGGATTTCATAAGCGGGTACATCCTGTAGCAACTTCCAGTAAACGGGTAGAATTCCCCACAATACGTAAGAAGCTGAAGCTGCAGCTATTCCACCGTACTTTTCGGTCCTGACCTGTGAAACCATTGTTTCAGCCTTTGTAGAGCAAACCGCTGGACAACCAGTACCAGACAATATATCCGCCGGCCACTATCAGGAACAGGGCGGATATTTTCTGCACATAGGGCAGAACCCGACGCATGGTGGACACCACAACGCCTTCTTTCACAAGGGCTATACCAAGGGTCAGAACGAGCAATACACTGCCCATACCGAGCACATAAATAATAAACTGATAGATTCCAGCCAGAAAATCACCTGCCGTAACCGAACTGCCAACCACAAGAAGGAAAATAGGCAGAGTACAACTGAGGGAAGTGACCCCGAAAGCCACCCCGAAAAGAAAGAAACCGGAAAGAGTCATTTTCCTCGGGTCCCCTATCTTTTCAGCAATCCTCAACATAAACGGCAGAGAATAACTCCTGCCCGTCAGCATCAACAGCCCCAGGAGAACAAGGGCGGCCCCGATGACAAGGGCCAGCCAGGGCATAATCTTCATGATAAAGGAACCACCGGCCGAAATCACCACTCCGACCAGGCCAAAGAGCAGTCCGAATCCGGCAGTCACTACAAAAGTGACCCAGCACGCCCTGATAATTCTGAAAAAATATGATTTTTCCCTGAAATCTCCCTGTTCCGCGCCCAGGTACAGCGTCAGGTAAACGGGCAGCATGGCAAAACCGCAGGGATTTACGGCGGAAACCATACCGGCACCAAAAGCATATCCAAAAGGTAAATAGGTGGCCAACTGCCCAAGTAATTGACTTGCCCCAGCTTGAATTTCCATCTCTCTCCCCTCTTCTCTCCTGTGCTCCCTTCTCCTGAACCCCTGGTGGCTTTGTGATGCAATTCAACTAATATACTGAAAACACAAAATGTTTTTCAATTTAACTTCTTAAAATCAATCACTAATCGCCCTGCGGGGTATCCACTCACGGCTTCAGGCCGAGATCCTGCTCTTCCATGTCAGCCTATGGTATATCTCTTTTCCCAAAATGCAACAACGAGTTTAAGCAAGCACTTATATTGGTACACCAATTCCCGAAGTTGCCTGTTGTTAATTTTTCCGACCACAGTCAACTTTTTCTTGACTCCGGTCGAAAAAGAAGTAAAATCTCGACTGCGGTCAATTTTCAGCCGGGGGAAAAGGACATGTCCATAAGAGAAAAAAAGAAACAGAAAACAAAACAGGCCATTCTGGACGCTGCAATAACACTTTTCAGCTCCAAGGG
The DNA window shown above is from Desulfomarina profundi and carries:
- a CDS encoding type II toxin-antitoxin system VapB family antitoxin, which codes for MATNLAIDDRLVEEAKNLGKHRTKKGAVTEALQEYIQKRKQSEIFNIFNTIEYDRGYDYKKQRAVK
- the vapC gene encoding type II toxin-antitoxin system VapC family toxin — translated: MKIIVDTSVWSLALRRDAPTENEYVFELKELIKEVRVQLIGPVWQELLNGIKTKKQFNLLKNHLRAFKGPEIQTEDYELASEYFNTARKNGIQGSNTDFLICAISKRQKMPILTTDKDFVNFQSVLPVELHKTRI
- the rarD gene encoding EamA family transporter RarD, which encodes MVSQVRTEKYGGIAAASASYVLWGILPVYWKLLQDVPAYEILCHRMSWSLVVTFLLILLLGRQQSLWQVLKEKRTVLVFTLIASLLAVNWFIYIWAVNSGHIIEASLGYFINPLINVLFGMVFFRERLRPVQWIALGFVCCGVLYLTFYYGHFPWIAIVLAVTFALYGLLHKKVALVPLAGLCLESLVLFVPACVFLFYLEIKGSGSFLSGGLARSFLLFGTGVITAVPLLFFGYAANKIPLSTLGLLQYMAPTINLLLGLFVYNESFPRERIIGFTLIWMALLLYVAENLLNRKRLEKQRIFS
- a CDS encoding cytochrome c biogenesis CcdA family protein, with amino-acid sequence MEIQAGASQLLGQLATYLPFGYAFGAGMVSAVNPCGFAMLPVYLTLYLGAEQGDFREKSYFFRIIRACWVTFVVTAGFGLLFGLVGVVISAGGSFIMKIMPWLALVIGAALVLLGLLMLTGRSYSLPFMLRIAEKIGDPRKMTLSGFFLFGVAFGVTSLSCTLPIFLLVVGSSVTAGDFLAGIYQFIIYVLGMGSVLLVLTLGIALVKEGVVVSTMRRVLPYVQKISALFLIVAGGYIVWYWLSSGLLYKG